Proteins from one Mycobacterium sp. EPa45 genomic window:
- a CDS encoding hydrogenase maturation nickel metallochaperone HypA, translating into MHELSLCHAIAGVVRPYASGRHVDVVRVQIGALRQVVPESLAFCWTLVRDHESMPDAELELEFVAAEVDCRSCGRHSEITSRWALCCPHCESADVEVVRGDEFLVTSLDVT; encoded by the coding sequence GTGCACGAATTATCGTTGTGCCACGCGATCGCCGGAGTGGTGAGGCCGTACGCCTCCGGTCGTCACGTCGACGTCGTTCGGGTGCAGATCGGGGCGCTCCGACAGGTGGTACCCGAATCCCTGGCGTTCTGCTGGACTCTGGTCCGGGACCACGAGAGCATGCCTGACGCCGAGCTGGAGCTCGAATTCGTCGCCGCCGAAGTGGACTGCCGCAGTTGCGGGCGGCACTCCGAGATCACGTCCCGGTGGGCGCTGTGCTGCCCACACTGTGAGAGCGCCGACGTAGAAGTCGTGCGGGGTGACGAGTTCCTGGTCACCTCACTGGACGTGACATGA
- the hypB gene encoding hydrogenase nickel incorporation protein HypB yields MGRFHRHDDGTMHSHDGEDGHSHEHGDHSGYGTGSQRIDILEHIFAENDTRADINRAAFESNRIRALNLMSSPGSGKTTVLAATLDEMAVDLAIGVIEGDIATDLDAAKLGGRGAQISLLNTSNGFGGECHLDAPMVNRALQGLDLSTLDLVIIENVGNLVCPAEFDVGEHAKAMVYSVTEGEDKPLKYPVMFRAVDVVLLNKIDLVPHLDVDIGTYVARVREVNPQALILPVSARTGEGMSAWFDWLRGFASESRV; encoded by the coding sequence ATGGGTAGATTTCATCGCCACGACGACGGCACCATGCACAGCCACGACGGCGAAGACGGGCACTCCCACGAACACGGCGATCACAGTGGGTATGGCACCGGATCGCAGCGCATCGACATCCTCGAGCACATCTTCGCCGAGAACGACACCAGAGCCGACATCAACCGGGCGGCCTTCGAGAGCAACCGGATCCGCGCGCTGAACTTGATGAGCTCACCGGGCTCGGGCAAGACGACGGTGCTTGCCGCCACGCTCGACGAGATGGCGGTCGACCTCGCAATCGGGGTGATCGAGGGCGACATCGCCACCGACCTCGACGCCGCCAAGCTCGGCGGCCGCGGCGCCCAGATCTCCCTGCTCAATACCAGCAACGGCTTCGGCGGCGAGTGCCATCTGGACGCGCCGATGGTCAACCGTGCGCTGCAGGGGCTCGACCTGTCCACTTTGGACCTGGTGATCATCGAAAACGTCGGGAATCTGGTGTGCCCCGCGGAGTTCGATGTTGGCGAGCATGCCAAAGCGATGGTCTATTCGGTGACCGAGGGTGAGGACAAACCGCTGAAGTATCCGGTGATGTTCCGCGCCGTCGACGTGGTGTTGCTGAACAAGATCGACCTCGTTCCGCACCTCGATGTCGATATCGGAACCTATGTAGCTCGGGTGCGGGAGGTAAATCCTCAGGCATTGATCCTGCCGGTGAGCGCACGGACCGGTGAAGGCATGTCCGCGTGGTTCGATTGGCTTCGCGGGTTCGCGTCAGAGTCGCGCGTCTGA
- a CDS encoding hydrogenase expression protein HypE, whose translation MPTEAAVKAEETLIHVLWINAGLSCDGDSVALTAATQPSIEEIALGALPGLPQVAVHWPLIDFECGPSGGADDFLEWFFRADRGELEPFVLVVEGSIPNEQLHTEGYWCGFGNDPATGQPMTTSAWLDRLTPKATAVVAVGTCATYGGIHAMAGNPTGAMGVPDYLGWDWKSKAGIPIVCVPGCPIHPDNLSETLTYLLYMATGQAPMIPLDDALRPQWLFGNTVHEGCDRAGYYEQGDFATEYGSPKCIVKLGCWGPVVKCNVPKRGWINGVGGCPNVGGICIGCTMPGFPDKFMPFMDEPPGGKLSTTASGLYGSVIRNLREITGRTVDKEPRWRHKGKDLTTGARRTW comes from the coding sequence ATGCCGACGGAAGCAGCAGTCAAAGCAGAAGAAACTCTGATCCACGTGCTGTGGATCAACGCGGGCCTCAGTTGCGACGGTGATTCGGTGGCGTTGACTGCCGCCACCCAACCCAGCATCGAAGAGATCGCCCTCGGCGCGCTGCCGGGGCTGCCCCAAGTGGCGGTGCACTGGCCGTTGATCGACTTCGAATGCGGCCCCAGCGGCGGCGCGGACGACTTTCTCGAATGGTTCTTCCGAGCCGACCGCGGCGAGTTGGAGCCGTTCGTGCTGGTTGTCGAGGGCTCCATCCCCAACGAACAGTTGCACACCGAGGGGTACTGGTGCGGATTCGGCAACGACCCGGCGACCGGACAGCCGATGACCACCAGCGCATGGCTGGACCGGCTGACGCCCAAGGCCACCGCGGTGGTGGCGGTGGGAACGTGCGCTACCTACGGGGGCATCCATGCGATGGCCGGAAATCCCACCGGCGCAATGGGAGTTCCGGACTACCTGGGCTGGGACTGGAAGAGCAAGGCCGGCATTCCGATCGTGTGCGTGCCGGGCTGCCCGATCCATCCCGACAATCTTTCCGAAACGCTGACCTATCTGCTCTACATGGCCACCGGCCAGGCGCCGATGATCCCGCTCGACGACGCATTACGACCGCAGTGGCTGTTCGGCAACACCGTTCACGAGGGGTGCGACCGGGCCGGTTATTACGAACAGGGCGACTTCGCAACCGAATACGGCTCACCCAAGTGCATCGTCAAGCTCGGGTGCTGGGGTCCTGTCGTGAAATGCAATGTGCCCAAGCGTGGTTGGATCAATGGAGTCGGCGGCTGCCCGAACGTCGGTGGCATCTGCATCGGCTGCACCATGCCCGGCTTCCCGGACAAATTCATGCCGTTCATGGATGAGCCGCCCGGTGGCAAATTGTCCACAACCGCGTCGGGGCTCTACGGATCGGTGATCCGCAACCTGCGTGAGATCACTGGGCGCACCGTCGACAAGGAGCCGCGCTGGCGGCACAAAGGCAAAGACCTCACCACCGGTGCCCGGCGCACCTGGTAA